The Brachyspira hyodysenteriae ATCC 27164 genome includes a window with the following:
- the flgB gene encoding flagellar basal body rod protein FlgB: MSMFADTTYAKTMTVAKKLLNVYGLRAEVIADNIANVSTPNFKRSDVTFEYQLARALDSENYNGMEAKRTDSRHFPFHMPMDYKQVSPTITVDYDTSYRNDKNNVDIDKEMAEEAKNTLRYQMFTQIVNAQYREIRRMIGNA; the protein is encoded by the coding sequence ATGAGTATGTTTGCTGATACAACCTATGCTAAAACTATGACAGTAGCCAAGAAGCTTTTAAATGTTTATGGACTTAGAGCTGAGGTTATAGCCGATAATATAGCAAATGTATCTACACCTAATTTCAAAAGAAGCGATGTAACTTTTGAATATCAGCTTGCTAGAGCTTTAGATAGTGAAAATTATAATGGTATGGAAGCTAAAAGAACTGATTCAAGACATTTTCCTTTTCATATGCCTATGGATTATAAACAAGTTTCACCTACTATTACAGTAGATTATGATACTAGCTATAGAAATGATAAAAACAATGTTGATATAGATAAAGAAATGGCTGAAGAAGCTAAAAACACTTTAAGATATCAAATGTTTACACAAATAGTTAATGCTCAATATAGAGAAATCAGAAGAATGATAGGTAATGCTTGA
- a CDS encoding tetratricopeptide repeat protein — protein sequence MTENINNIYDNAAIDEDIKDIIKENNDIIAEKINKLIDINNISYAKKLALELIKKDNQYKYGYLVLIDIYYEENDFKSVIELIDNALNFIKDDKDLLENKIEALISTYEYEEAKNVIEKLISFGNADSSVYGQYGILLSIEGKHNEAIEKYKKAISIDNEDVLSMINMSVAYRALYKYDDALNILDRALTINKNDSNIINRINNIKYLIDNSKFDTGRLTAIQANPDRFNLLVPENFDASIEGSLLKIESPDKRISIIISYSDKKYDEAAIKELFDGFRSRRGELYSIITPISIRQREKYNDLFAEYIFISKINKNDFFNAITVVGKGEESIILTISSTVIVSSNLISFAKEVMNSLYFK from the coding sequence AATTAACAAACTTATAGATATAAATAATATTTCTTATGCCAAAAAATTAGCTTTAGAACTTATAAAAAAAGATAATCAATATAAATATGGATATTTAGTTTTAATAGATATATATTATGAAGAAAATGATTTCAAATCAGTAATAGAATTGATTGATAATGCTCTTAATTTTATAAAAGATGATAAGGATTTACTTGAAAATAAGATAGAGGCACTTATAAGCACTTATGAATATGAAGAAGCAAAGAATGTAATAGAAAAGCTAATATCTTTCGGAAATGCTGATTCTAGTGTTTACGGACAGTATGGAATTCTTCTTTCTATAGAAGGAAAACATAATGAGGCTATAGAAAAATATAAAAAAGCAATATCTATAGATAATGAAGATGTTTTATCTATGATTAATATGTCTGTAGCTTATAGGGCATTATATAAATATGATGATGCTTTAAATATTTTAGACAGAGCATTAACTATAAATAAAAATGATTCAAACATAATAAACAGAATAAATAATATAAAATATTTAATAGATAATTCAAAATTTGATACAGGAAGATTAACAGCAATACAGGCTAATCCTGACAGATTTAATTTATTAGTTCCGGAAAATTTCGATGCCTCTATAGAAGGATCTTTATTAAAAATAGAAAGTCCTGATAAGAGAATATCAATAATCATCAGCTATAGCGATAAAAAATATGATGAAGCTGCTATAAAAGAGCTTTTTGACGGATTTAGAAGCAGAAGAGGGGAGCTTTACTCTATAATTACACCTATATCCATAAGACAAAGAGAAAAATATAATGATCTATTTGCAGAGTATATATTCATTTCAAAGATAAATAAAAATGATTTCTTTAATGCCATAACTGTAGTGGGTAAGGGTGAAGAATCTATCATACTTACAATATCATCAACTGTTATAGTAAGCAGTAATTTAATATCATTCGCTAAAGAAGTTATGAATAGTTTGTATTTCAAATAA
- the fliE gene encoding flagellar hook-basal body complex protein FliE → MNINNVMNAYSMNNTRTGNVGDNYGFVLKTTDPRHYGPAQQLRRSSSNDLISNFGTMLSDAIDAVNQKQVDRDNIIVQAGIRPDQVDVSDVMNAIAEAELSLSFTKAVIDRAVRAYQEVTTYR, encoded by the coding sequence ATGAATATTAATAATGTAATGAATGCTTATAGTATGAACAATACAAGAACAGGTAATGTAGGAGATAATTACGGATTCGTACTAAAAACTACTGACCCTAGACATTATGGACCTGCTCAGCAGTTAAGAAGAAGTTCAAGCAATGATTTAATAAGCAATTTCGGTACAATGTTAAGCGATGCTATTGATGCTGTAAATCAGAAGCAGGTTGACAGAGATAATATAATAGTTCAAGCTGGTATTAGACCGGATCAGGTTGATGTATCAGATGTAATGAACGCCATTGCTGAAGCAGAATTATCTCTTAGCTTTACAAAGGCTGTAATTGATAGAGCTGTAAGAGCTTATCAAGAAGTAACTACTTATAGATAA
- the flgC gene encoding flagellar basal body rod protein FlgC, giving the protein MGIFSIINTSGSGLTAQRTRLDVIADNIANVNTTRTTEGGAFRRSRVIFKPRDDGNKYRSPFLPDALQPNVGTGVRVFSIEKDMETATRFVYDPSHPDAIKYGEKAGYVEMPNVNPVTEMVDMMEASRAYEANSTMIQSAKTMFGSALNIIRY; this is encoded by the coding sequence ATGGGAATATTTTCAATTATAAATACATCAGGAAGCGGTTTAACTGCTCAAAGAACTAGATTAGATGTTATAGCTGATAATATAGCAAATGTTAATACAACAAGAACTACAGAGGGCGGAGCTTTTAGAAGAAGCAGAGTAATATTCAAGCCTAGAGATGACGGCAATAAATACAGAAGCCCATTTTTACCAGATGCTTTACAGCCTAATGTTGGTACAGGAGTAAGAGTATTCAGCATAGAAAAGGATATGGAAACTGCAACTAGATTCGTATATGATCCTTCTCACCCTGATGCTATCAAATATGGTGAAAAAGCTGGTTATGTAGAAATGCCAAACGTTAACCCTGTTACAGAAATGGTTGATATGATGGAAGCTTCAAGAGCTTATGAGGCAAACTCTACTATGATTCAGTCAGCTAAAACTATGTTTGGAAGTGCTTTGAATATAATAAGATATTAA